The Deinococcus taeanensis genome has a window encoding:
- a CDS encoding response regulator, which produces MSPDHDPHAASGLRARQPFTILMADDDEDDRMFAKDALTESRVLNDFRCVEDGEELMDYLRRRGKYAEPGRAPRPGLILLDLNMPRKDGREALAEIKSDPALRSIPVIVLTTSSAQEDIIRSYDLGVNSFVTKPVTFASLVEVMRGLGRYWIEIVQLPDTDHGA; this is translated from the coding sequence ATGAGCCCTGATCATGATCCACACGCCGCTTCTGGCCTGCGCGCCAGGCAACCGTTCACCATCCTGATGGCGGATGACGATGAGGATGACCGGATGTTCGCGAAAGACGCCCTGACCGAGAGCCGGGTCCTCAACGACTTCCGCTGCGTGGAGGACGGCGAAGAGCTCATGGACTACCTCAGGCGCCGGGGCAAGTATGCCGAACCCGGCCGCGCGCCGCGGCCGGGACTCATCCTTCTTGATCTGAACATGCCGCGCAAGGACGGCCGCGAGGCGTTGGCTGAGATCAAGAGTGACCCGGCCCTGCGGTCAATCCCGGTGATTGTCCTGACGACCTCCAGCGCGCAGGAGGACATCATCCGCAGCTACGATCTGGGCGTGAATTCCTTTGTGACCAAGCCGGTGACGTTCGCCTCGCTGGTCGAGGTGATGCGGGGACTGGGGCGGTACTGGATCGAGATCGTGCAGTTGCCTGACACCGACCACGGGGCCTGA
- a CDS encoding diguanylate cyclase, translated as MERGLRILIVDDDEDDFLLTRDLLRDVQGWTCRVTWADGIETAAEEIASGQFDVYLVDYRLGAHSGLDVLQLLKASLRSAPAILLTGVDNREVDVAAMKLGAADYLVKSDLSTVVLERSLRYALERMRLLQEVEQARQEIEGLFQLSTALEQAGSVQDVMRHAAALLLRLASVDTFLLWELRDEVAVVVDGEGESDAGIDRYRRSGLPRSDTPLWKAIEQLGPLYADDVTASPHVLEEHTASGFGSLAHVPLDVNGKVYVLSFLRRKQQPWRDRDRRLLEVGSRSIGVALERRRSLELLAAAAMTDRLTGLGNRRAFDAALDAALNSASRHGHPVSVASFDLDGLKVINDGEGHARGDEFLRAFAQAMKARLRREDLLYRFGGDEFVAILNHTGPDGATALLLRLRAAVADIRATGFPGADVSAGVASFPAEAVSGGDLLRLSDERMYQEKLRHRAEKRV; from the coding sequence GTGGAACGCGGCCTCCGGATCCTGATTGTTGATGACGATGAGGATGACTTTCTCCTCACCAGGGACCTCCTCAGGGACGTTCAGGGCTGGACGTGCCGGGTGACCTGGGCAGACGGCATCGAGACGGCGGCCGAGGAGATTGCCTCCGGTCAGTTCGACGTCTACCTGGTCGACTACCGCCTGGGTGCCCACAGCGGTCTGGACGTTCTGCAGCTGCTGAAAGCCTCGCTCCGGTCAGCCCCTGCTATTCTCCTGACCGGGGTGGACAACCGGGAGGTCGATGTCGCTGCCATGAAGCTGGGCGCCGCCGACTATCTGGTCAAGAGTGACCTCAGTACGGTGGTGCTCGAACGGAGTCTGCGCTATGCCCTGGAACGGATGCGTCTGCTCCAGGAAGTCGAGCAGGCCCGGCAGGAGATCGAGGGCCTGTTTCAGCTGTCCACAGCGCTGGAACAGGCGGGAAGTGTTCAGGATGTCATGCGGCACGCGGCGGCGTTGCTGCTCCGGCTCGCCTCAGTGGACACGTTCCTGCTCTGGGAACTGCGTGACGAAGTGGCGGTCGTCGTGGATGGTGAGGGCGAGTCGGACGCGGGGATCGACCGGTACCGGCGTTCAGGCCTGCCGCGCTCGGATACGCCCCTCTGGAAGGCCATCGAGCAACTTGGGCCGCTGTATGCCGATGACGTCACAGCGTCCCCACACGTGCTGGAAGAGCACACGGCGTCGGGGTTCGGCAGCCTTGCTCACGTTCCCCTTGATGTCAACGGCAAGGTGTATGTGCTCTCGTTCCTGCGCCGGAAGCAACAACCCTGGCGGGACCGCGACCGGCGGTTGCTGGAAGTGGGCAGCCGCAGCATCGGTGTTGCGCTTGAACGCCGGCGCAGTCTCGAACTTCTCGCGGCGGCGGCAATGACCGACCGGCTGACCGGTCTGGGCAACCGGCGGGCGTTTGATGCGGCGCTCGACGCAGCGCTGAACAGTGCGTCCCGCCACGGGCATCCGGTCAGCGTGGCCTCGTTTGACCTGGACGGCTTGAAAGTCATCAATGACGGCGAGGGTCATGCCCGGGGTGATGAGTTCCTCAGGGCCTTCGCGCAGGCTATGAAGGCCAGGCTCCGGCGCGAGGACCTGCTGTACCGTTTTGGTGGCGACGAGTTCGTCGCCATTTTGAACCATACCGGACCTGACGGCGCCACGGCCCTGCTGCTCCGGCTCCGCGCGGCCGTGGCGGACATTCGCGCCACGGGCTTCCCGGGGGCTGACGTCAGCGCCGGGGTTGCCAGCTTCCCGGCAGAAGCGGTGAGTGGGGGAGATCTGCTGCGGCTCAGCGACGAGAGGATGTACCAGGAGAAGCTGAGGCACCGCGCCGAGAAACGTGTCTGA
- a CDS encoding SWIM zinc finger family protein produces MSSFLDRLTVDAALALAPDSSSAKAAQKLARPAGWPTLAQDGDVLWGECQGSGAHPYLVGVDTRTAEVASKCSCPSRKFPCKHALGLLLLRAAAAGEWNTAPPPPDLARWLGGRVARAEKALPPEAEPADPAAQAKARAKTQAARDRKRTAGLEELQLWLSDLIREGLHAARARPYSDWDRQAARQIDAQLPGVARQIRQIPELLHDQTGEALTAHLGRLWLLTQGWHHRDSLSEVERADLLTALGAPLDRAALPPAAPQVWQALGAVHEEDGKLTVRRTWLLGEGPSGAEVQLALLLDFAPAGQGLPAPPPHGQAFTASVAFAPSACEQRAVVQGEVTAVDTSLPFPGGTLSGLQRRYAAALARNPWLERIGAFVGPAYVNLDPPQLCDATGDAVPLSGRVEPADLWAMLAHAETGLQTYFGEWDGQSFLPVGAVPAGGPGSTPADASSAQPSAREPAPEPGVPA; encoded by the coding sequence TTGTCTAGTTTCCTCGACCGACTGACCGTCGACGCCGCACTGGCCCTTGCGCCAGACAGCAGCAGCGCCAAAGCTGCCCAGAAACTCGCCCGGCCCGCCGGATGGCCCACGCTGGCCCAGGACGGCGACGTCCTGTGGGGCGAATGCCAGGGAAGCGGCGCCCACCCCTACCTCGTGGGAGTGGACACCCGAACGGCCGAGGTCGCCAGTAAATGCAGCTGTCCCAGCCGGAAATTTCCCTGCAAGCACGCCCTGGGACTGCTCCTGCTGCGCGCCGCGGCGGCCGGCGAGTGGAACACCGCCCCTCCACCTCCGGACCTGGCCAGATGGCTCGGTGGCCGCGTCGCCCGCGCCGAAAAAGCGCTCCCTCCCGAAGCTGAACCGGCCGACCCCGCTGCGCAGGCCAAGGCGCGGGCCAAAACCCAGGCGGCAAGGGACCGCAAGCGCACCGCCGGACTCGAAGAATTGCAGCTGTGGCTGAGTGACCTCATCCGCGAAGGCCTTCACGCCGCCCGCGCCCGCCCCTACAGTGACTGGGACCGGCAGGCGGCGCGGCAGATCGACGCGCAGCTTCCAGGCGTGGCCCGCCAGATCAGGCAGATACCTGAACTGCTGCACGACCAGACCGGCGAGGCGCTCACCGCTCACCTGGGACGGCTGTGGCTGCTCACCCAGGGCTGGCACCACCGGGACTCGCTGAGTGAAGTGGAACGCGCCGACCTCCTGACGGCCCTGGGCGCCCCACTTGACCGCGCCGCGCTGCCGCCGGCCGCGCCGCAGGTCTGGCAGGCTCTGGGCGCCGTTCATGAGGAGGACGGCAAGCTGACCGTACGCCGCACCTGGCTGCTGGGCGAAGGCCCTTCAGGGGCTGAAGTCCAGCTCGCCCTGCTGCTCGATTTCGCCCCCGCCGGGCAGGGGCTGCCGGCCCCACCCCCGCACGGCCAGGCCTTCACAGCGTCCGTCGCGTTTGCGCCGTCCGCCTGTGAACAGCGCGCCGTCGTTCAGGGTGAGGTCACCGCCGTGGACACGTCCCTGCCTTTTCCTGGCGGCACCCTGAGCGGCCTCCAGCGGCGGTATGCGGCGGCGCTCGCCCGGAATCCCTGGCTGGAACGGATCGGCGCGTTCGTGGGCCCGGCCTACGTCAATCTCGACCCGCCGCAACTGTGCGACGCTACGGGTGACGCGGTGCCTCTGAGCGGGCGCGTCGAGCCGGCCGACCTCTGGGCCATGCTGGCCCACGCGGAAACGGGCCTGCAGACCTACTTCGGCGAGTGGGACGGGCAGAGCTTTCTGCCTGTCGGAGCCGTCCCCGCCGGGGGGCCTGGCTCCACCCCAGCCGACGCCAGTTCAGCTCAACCGTCTGCCCGTGAGCCTGCCCCTGAGCCTGGGGTGCCTGCATGA
- a CDS encoding DUF5691 domain-containing protein → MSRDLHQLAVVATRGTSRMELPAPSGALKEALSSVPGDTPEALLLGRAALLGLHARAGAPLVPAAAPPPTLLAAAARPIPAPLAALLPALHRTDPELAAQALGTVMARGWTLNAAQVLRLHHLAPDLTRLLWTLADVRARATLDAHPLHRQAQKAEADAAWTATLEGLAEARRTDPERAAQHLQALWVSQPAEQRRALLALVRRDLRPEDRPVLDTATQDRSHDLQKQARQLLGHLRGPLQDELLTALTQAVKVSGQANKKITFGAFDLPPALGRPRAGHADDSDLHRLLGALPTPLILETLQVSWQALLKAARAHHWSLPNELQEPPASAPDALAVPPTVAHGRLRELIKQPTVSARTLWAAVCPLQDLGDLMAQPGDVQTALLGRTLDLFQREGTTWETTQLRDVLGRGLCPDLTVPMPAPRPFELPPRPTKLPSWQTPASWEDSQRHEHARREEAAFEAWRALTHSFQVRRQWRDTLAAHA, encoded by the coding sequence ATGAGCCGTGACCTGCACCAGCTCGCGGTCGTCGCCACCCGCGGCACCAGTCGAATGGAACTTCCCGCTCCCTCTGGAGCGCTGAAAGAAGCCCTCTCCAGCGTGCCCGGCGATACGCCCGAAGCCCTGCTGCTGGGCCGGGCCGCTCTCCTCGGCCTGCATGCGCGCGCGGGCGCGCCACTTGTGCCCGCCGCCGCTCCACCACCCACGCTGCTGGCCGCCGCGGCGCGGCCGATCCCGGCGCCCCTGGCCGCACTTCTGCCGGCGCTTCACCGCACCGACCCGGAACTGGCGGCCCAGGCGCTGGGGACCGTGATGGCGCGCGGCTGGACCCTGAACGCCGCCCAGGTGCTGCGCCTGCACCACCTGGCCCCGGACCTGACGCGCCTGCTCTGGACGCTGGCGGATGTGCGCGCCCGAGCCACGCTGGACGCGCATCCTCTGCACCGACAAGCCCAGAAAGCCGAGGCAGACGCCGCCTGGACGGCGACCCTCGAAGGGCTGGCCGAGGCGCGCCGCACTGACCCTGAGCGGGCCGCGCAGCACCTGCAGGCGCTCTGGGTCAGTCAGCCGGCCGAGCAGCGCCGGGCACTGCTGGCCCTGGTGCGGCGCGACCTGCGGCCCGAAGACCGGCCTGTGCTGGACACAGCGACGCAAGACCGCTCGCACGACCTGCAGAAGCAGGCGCGGCAACTGCTCGGGCACCTGCGTGGTCCCTTGCAGGATGAACTGCTGACCGCGCTGACCCAGGCCGTCAAGGTGAGCGGACAGGCCAACAAGAAGATCACCTTCGGCGCGTTCGATCTCCCGCCGGCGCTGGGCCGACCCCGGGCCGGGCACGCCGACGACAGTGACCTTCACCGCCTGCTGGGCGCACTGCCCACCCCGCTGATCCTGGAGACCCTCCAGGTGAGCTGGCAGGCGCTCCTGAAAGCCGCGCGGGCGCACCACTGGTCGCTGCCCAACGAACTTCAGGAGCCCCCGGCATCCGCGCCGGATGCACTGGCCGTGCCCCCCACTGTGGCCCACGGCCGGCTGCGCGAACTCATCAAGCAGCCGACCGTGTCTGCGCGGACACTCTGGGCCGCGGTGTGTCCACTGCAGGATCTCGGGGACCTCATGGCCCAACCCGGAGACGTCCAGACCGCCCTGCTCGGGCGGACACTGGACCTGTTTCAGCGCGAAGGCACGACCTGGGAAACGACGCAACTGAGGGACGTCCTGGGACGCGGCCTCTGCCCTGACCTGACTGTTCCCATGCCCGCGCCCCGGCCGTTCGAGCTGCCGCCGCGCCCGACGAAGCTTCCATCGTGGCAGACCCCCGCCTCATGGGAGGACAGCCAGCGCCACGAACACGCCCGGCGCGAAGAGGCCGCCTTTGAGGCGTGGCGCGCCCTGACCCACAGCTTCCAGGTCCGCCGTCAGTGGCGCGACACCCTCGCGGCCCACGCTTAA
- a CDS encoding AAA family ATPase — protein MTATTPEVLRQHAEHAYAHELAALAEHDRHPRPPMWNLSPRAVLTYLMGGQAGETEITPKYVGEPRLMEIAVATLATDRALLLLGVPGTAKSWVSEHLAAAISGNSTLLVQGTAGTDENAIRYGWNYARLLAEGPSEAALVKSPVMHAMRLGKIARLEELTRVQSDVQDALITILSEKTLPVPELNTEVQAVRGFNLIATANNRDKGVNDLSSALKRRFNTVILPVPDSLEDELLIVTRRVDALGRSLGLPDAPPALDEIRRVVTVFRELRAGVTEDGKTKLKSPSGSLSVAEAISVVTNGLTLAAHFGDGTLSSRDVASSVIGAVVKDPVQDQAAWNEYLETTIKKRAGWKEFYTACREVS, from the coding sequence ATGACCGCCACCACCCCCGAAGTCCTGCGCCAGCACGCGGAGCACGCCTACGCCCACGAACTCGCCGCTCTGGCCGAGCACGACCGGCACCCCCGCCCGCCCATGTGGAACCTCAGCCCCCGGGCCGTCCTGACGTACCTGATGGGCGGGCAGGCCGGCGAGACCGAGATCACGCCGAAATACGTGGGTGAGCCGCGGCTGATGGAAATCGCGGTGGCGACCCTCGCCACCGACCGGGCCCTGCTGCTCCTCGGCGTGCCCGGAACCGCCAAAAGCTGGGTGAGTGAGCACCTCGCCGCGGCCATCTCGGGCAACAGCACCCTGCTGGTGCAGGGCACAGCCGGCACCGACGAGAACGCCATCCGCTACGGCTGGAACTACGCGCGGCTGCTCGCCGAGGGCCCCAGCGAAGCCGCGCTTGTGAAAAGTCCAGTGATGCACGCCATGCGCCTGGGCAAGATCGCCCGCCTCGAGGAGCTGACCCGGGTGCAGAGTGACGTGCAGGACGCTCTGATCACCATTCTGTCCGAGAAGACGCTGCCGGTGCCCGAACTGAACACCGAGGTGCAGGCGGTCAGGGGCTTTAACCTGATCGCCACGGCCAACAACCGGGACAAGGGCGTCAACGACCTGTCCAGCGCCCTGAAACGCCGCTTCAACACGGTGATCCTGCCGGTGCCGGACAGCCTGGAGGACGAGCTGCTGATCGTGACGCGCCGGGTCGACGCCCTGGGCCGCAGCCTGGGTCTGCCCGACGCGCCCCCGGCCCTGGACGAGATCCGCCGCGTGGTGACGGTCTTCCGCGAACTCCGCGCCGGCGTGACCGAGGACGGCAAGACCAAACTCAAGTCGCCCAGCGGCAGCCTGAGTGTGGCCGAAGCCATCAGCGTGGTCACGAACGGACTGACCCTGGCCGCCCATTTCGGTGACGGCACCCTGAGCAGCCGCGACGTGGCCTCCAGTGTCATCGGCGCCGTGGTGAAAGACCCGGTGCAGGACCAGGCCGCGTGGAACGAATACCTGGAAACGACCATCAAGAAAAGGGCCGGCTGGAAGGAGTTCTATACGGCGTGCCGCGAGGTCAGCTGA
- a CDS encoding DUF5682 family protein has product MNLQLYPVRHHGPGSARSVVRALDANPPASLLIEGPVDADSLIPFLGDAALTPPVAVMAHVQGRPERSVFYPLAEFSPEFAAIRWALARGVPVAFMDLPASVTLAGSEADDLGAPEETAADPDAAAPATDLTSAEAVRADPLALLAHAAGYSDFERWWDALVESRGEGEAVFSAIAEVMTAVREAEDGHTSGQDLIREAQMRQTIRAALKKGSVAVVCGAWHSPALTPEMLAREAKADPARVKGLPKAKVALTITPWTHGRLTQASGYGAGVTSPGWYAHLYGTSTQVSERWLTRSARLLRARGLDASSAQVIDAVRLADALATLRGRHLAGLDELTDATRAVFAWDSDTPLRLLTEELFVGEALGAVPPGVPAVPLEQDLAATLTRLRLKRDPTTRDMTLDLREDASLSRSHLFHRLNLLRVPWAKQSAARGAGTFKEAWTLRWDPEFSVRIVEASRYGNTLVRAAHGAALAQARQAPDLETLSRLLELTRLCGLPGAADFTLARLNARAADADTAALLLALAPLARLARYGDVRQREGDDLRPVFRTLVTRAAAGLPNAAHGLGEAAAQTLYSQVAQADAAVRLLDDPDASGEWSAALHALDAEGTAPLLRGDAVNRLRDRGILNAQQVQARLAAALAPGSPPLNVAAWLVGFIGEDGQTLRHDPAVLPLLDAWVVTLDGEAFTEVLPPLRRALAQLEPHARRNLGEALRGLEKPDTVKAVNDDLGAQVVPVVLRLLGADKS; this is encoded by the coding sequence GTGAACCTGCAACTCTACCCGGTCCGGCACCACGGCCCCGGTTCTGCGCGCAGCGTGGTGCGGGCCCTGGACGCCAACCCACCGGCCTCACTGCTGATCGAAGGCCCCGTGGACGCCGACAGCCTGATTCCTTTTCTGGGAGACGCGGCGCTCACGCCGCCGGTCGCGGTCATGGCGCACGTGCAGGGCCGCCCCGAGCGTTCCGTGTTCTACCCGCTGGCAGAATTCAGCCCCGAGTTTGCCGCGATTCGCTGGGCGCTGGCGCGTGGCGTGCCCGTCGCGTTTATGGATCTGCCCGCCAGCGTGACTCTGGCCGGGAGCGAAGCGGATGACCTCGGGGCGCCCGAAGAAACGGCCGCTGACCCAGACGCCGCGGCGCCCGCCACCGACCTGACGTCTGCAGAAGCAGTGCGCGCCGATCCCCTCGCCCTGCTCGCGCACGCCGCCGGGTACAGCGACTTCGAACGCTGGTGGGACGCGCTGGTCGAGTCGCGCGGGGAGGGTGAGGCCGTCTTCTCGGCCATCGCGGAGGTGATGACCGCGGTGCGTGAAGCTGAAGACGGGCACACGTCCGGGCAGGACCTGATCCGGGAGGCGCAGATGCGTCAGACCATCCGGGCGGCCCTGAAAAAAGGCAGTGTGGCGGTGGTGTGCGGGGCGTGGCACAGCCCCGCGCTGACGCCCGAGATGCTGGCCCGCGAGGCCAAAGCTGACCCGGCCCGCGTCAAAGGCCTGCCCAAAGCCAAGGTCGCGCTGACCATCACCCCCTGGACGCATGGCCGCCTCACGCAGGCCAGCGGCTACGGCGCGGGCGTCACTTCCCCAGGCTGGTACGCGCATCTGTACGGCACGTCCACGCAGGTGAGCGAGCGCTGGCTGACCCGCTCGGCCCGGCTGCTGCGCGCCCGCGGTCTGGACGCCTCGAGCGCCCAGGTCATCGACGCGGTTCGTCTTGCGGACGCCCTGGCCACCTTGCGCGGGCGGCACCTCGCCGGGCTGGATGAACTGACGGACGCCACGCGGGCGGTGTTCGCCTGGGACTCCGACACGCCGCTGCGCCTGCTCACCGAAGAACTGTTTGTGGGTGAAGCGCTCGGCGCGGTGCCCCCGGGCGTCCCGGCCGTACCGCTGGAGCAGGACCTGGCGGCCACCCTGACCCGGCTGCGCCTGAAGCGTGACCCCACCACCCGCGACATGACCCTCGACCTGCGCGAGGACGCCAGCCTAAGCCGCTCGCACCTGTTCCACCGCCTGAACCTGCTGCGTGTGCCGTGGGCAAAACAGTCGGCCGCCCGCGGCGCCGGCACGTTCAAGGAAGCGTGGACGCTGCGCTGGGACCCGGAATTCAGCGTCCGCATCGTGGAAGCGAGCCGCTACGGCAATACCCTCGTCCGCGCGGCGCACGGGGCAGCCCTCGCGCAGGCGCGCCAGGCACCGGACCTGGAGACGCTCTCCCGGCTGCTGGAACTCACGCGGCTGTGCGGCCTGCCCGGAGCCGCCGACTTCACGCTCGCCCGCCTGAATGCCCGGGCGGCCGACGCGGACACGGCGGCGTTGCTGCTGGCCCTCGCCCCGCTTGCCCGCCTGGCCCGGTACGGCGACGTGCGTCAGCGGGAGGGCGATGACCTCCGGCCGGTGTTCCGCACCCTGGTCACCCGCGCTGCCGCCGGCTTACCCAACGCCGCGCACGGCCTGGGCGAGGCGGCGGCGCAGACCCTCTACAGTCAGGTGGCGCAGGCCGACGCGGCCGTGCGCCTGCTCGACGATCCGGACGCCAGCGGAGAGTGGAGTGCTGCCCTGCACGCCCTGGACGCCGAAGGCACCGCGCCTCTGCTGCGAGGTGACGCCGTGAACCGCCTGCGTGACCGGGGCATCCTGAACGCCCAGCAGGTTCAGGCCCGCCTGGCCGCGGCGCTCGCCCCTGGATCGCCACCGCTGAACGTTGCCGCGTGGCTGGTGGGCTTTATCGGCGAGGACGGGCAGACCCTGCGTCACGATCCGGCGGTTCTTCCCCTGCTTGATGCGTGGGTCGTGACCCTGGACGGCGAAGCGTTTACCGAAGTGCTGCCGCCCCTGCGCCGGGCCCTGGCGCAACTTGAGCCGCACGCGCGCCGGAACCTGGGCGAAGCACTGCGGGGCCTGGAGAAGCCCGATACCGTGAAGGCCGTCAATGACGACCTGGGCGCCCAGGTGGTGCCGGTGGTCCTGCGGCTGTTGGGGGCGGACAAATCATGA
- a CDS encoding VWA domain-containing protein: MTGATEAFAEHLTPELERLRRWRLLLGGETARGESADGTGCTLGEQDRRLDAALASLYDGAPFAVQTSRPEKGRKSHRNVGFGKSAPVVAAWLGEVRELFAQSAVQVMQQDAVDRLNLSALLLEPELMEHLQPDVHLAATLISLKDAMPDQAKALARQVVAKVVADLQSRLAEPLRSAVTGSLNRAQRNLRPRQNEVDWGRTLLRNLRTYDPARRSVIPEHLVGYGRARRQLKAVTLCVDQSGSMASSVVYAGIFGAVLASLPALKTNVVVYDTAVVDLTDHLADPVDVLFGVQLGGGNDTPLALRYCHGLLTNPEEHTFVLISDLYEGSGSAEMIRRLNEFREMGARVIVLLALDDDGTPSYDHDNAARLATLGIPVFACTPEFFPDLMATALQGGDIGSWAASRGIVTARAKENAPPGPVDH, encoded by the coding sequence GTGACAGGAGCAACAGAAGCGTTCGCAGAGCACCTTACGCCGGAGCTGGAACGGTTGCGCCGCTGGCGGCTGCTGCTGGGCGGCGAGACCGCGCGGGGCGAGAGTGCCGATGGCACCGGCTGCACGCTCGGTGAGCAGGACCGCCGCCTCGATGCCGCGCTGGCGTCGCTGTACGACGGCGCCCCCTTTGCCGTGCAGACGAGCAGACCGGAAAAAGGCCGCAAATCGCACCGCAACGTGGGCTTCGGCAAGAGTGCGCCGGTGGTGGCGGCGTGGCTGGGTGAGGTCCGGGAGCTCTTTGCGCAGTCGGCCGTGCAGGTGATGCAGCAGGACGCCGTCGACCGGCTCAACCTGTCCGCCCTGCTCCTGGAACCTGAATTGATGGAGCACCTGCAGCCTGACGTGCACCTGGCCGCCACCCTGATCAGCCTCAAAGACGCCATGCCGGACCAGGCCAAGGCGCTCGCGCGTCAGGTGGTCGCCAAGGTCGTGGCTGATCTTCAGTCGCGCCTCGCCGAGCCGCTGCGCAGCGCAGTGACGGGAAGCCTCAACCGCGCCCAGCGCAACCTGCGGCCACGCCAGAATGAAGTGGACTGGGGACGGACCCTGCTCAGGAACCTGCGCACCTACGACCCCGCGCGCCGCAGCGTGATTCCTGAACATCTGGTGGGCTACGGCCGCGCCCGGCGGCAGTTGAAGGCCGTGACCCTCTGTGTGGACCAGTCGGGCAGCATGGCGTCCAGCGTCGTGTACGCCGGTATTTTCGGTGCGGTGCTCGCCAGCCTGCCGGCCCTGAAGACAAACGTGGTGGTCTACGACACGGCCGTGGTGGACCTGACCGACCACCTGGCCGATCCGGTGGACGTTCTGTTCGGCGTGCAGCTTGGCGGTGGAAACGACACGCCCCTGGCCCTGCGGTACTGCCACGGCCTGCTCACCAACCCCGAAGAGCACACGTTCGTCCTGATCTCCGACCTGTACGAGGGATCGGGCAGCGCCGAAATGATCCGCCGTCTCAACGAATTCCGTGAGATGGGCGCCAGAGTGATCGTGCTGCTGGCCCTGGACGACGACGGCACGCCCAGTTACGACCATGACAACGCGGCCCGCCTGGCCACGTTGGGGATTCCGGTATTCGCCTGCACGCCAGAGTTCTTCCCCGACCTGATGGCCACCGCCCTGCAGGGCGGGGATATCGGAAGCTGGGCCGCCTCCCGCGGCATCGTGACCGCCCGCGCCAAGGAGAATGCACCGCCTGGGCCAGTAGACCACTGA
- a CDS encoding sensor histidine kinase has protein sequence MVLPHQARRVDSFSKASPPRPHGPHQRPSTCATTSRISFSLDCLCFKTPPWRRSGLIRRGLKYHRPGVAPHVQVMAERKQGEWRFTVQDNGLGSGPQYQERIFEMFRRLHHRDEYEDTGVGLAVCQKIVNQHGGHLWVESIPGKGSAFLFTLLGGDLVL, from the coding sequence GTGGTTTTACCCCATCAAGCTCGGCGCGTGGACAGCTTCTCGAAAGCGAGTCCTCCGCGGCCACACGGCCCACACCAGCGCCCCTCAACCTGCGCGACGACATCGAGGATCTCGTTTTCGCTGGACTGCTTGTGTTTCAAGACCCCTCCCTGGAGACGATCTGGGCTCATCCGGAGAGGACTGAAATACCATCGCCCCGGGGTCGCGCCGCACGTTCAGGTGATGGCCGAGCGGAAACAGGGCGAGTGGCGCTTCACGGTGCAGGACAACGGCCTGGGTAGCGGGCCGCAGTACCAGGAACGGATTTTCGAGATGTTCCGGCGCCTGCACCACCGTGACGAGTATGAAGACACCGGGGTCGGACTGGCAGTGTGTCAGAAAATCGTGAACCAGCACGGCGGCCACCTGTGGGTCGAAAGCATCCCAGGTAAGGGCAGCGCGTTCCTGTTCACGTTGCTGGGAGGGGACCTGGTGCTGTGA
- a CDS encoding GntR family transcriptional regulator, with product MPIPPTAPKHTRSLAREDVYRQLSTWIIDGTLAPGEPLRDQDIAAQLGVSRTPVREALRRLEDEGLVETALNRWTRVAALRDEQAAELYPVVEALEVLALQLAVPHLTEGDLERLRDLDMQLREALHHRDARGAVEADTAFHDIWITASGNRELQQTLRALKRKLRRIELAYFNAASCGEASLHEHAAILGALRAGKTESAARALQANWLGSLRRLEHHVTS from the coding sequence ATGCCAATCCCTCCCACCGCCCCGAAACACACCCGCTCGCTCGCCCGCGAGGACGTTTACAGGCAGCTCAGCACCTGGATCATCGACGGCACCCTCGCGCCTGGAGAGCCCCTGCGCGATCAGGACATCGCCGCACAACTCGGCGTCAGCCGGACCCCCGTGCGGGAAGCGCTGCGCCGGCTTGAAGACGAAGGGCTCGTCGAGACGGCCCTGAACCGCTGGACGCGCGTAGCCGCGCTGCGCGACGAACAGGCCGCCGAGCTGTATCCCGTCGTGGAGGCGCTGGAGGTGCTTGCGTTACAGCTTGCCGTTCCACATCTGACCGAAGGTGATCTGGAGCGCCTGCGCGACCTCGACATGCAGCTGCGTGAGGCCCTGCACCACCGGGATGCCCGCGGAGCCGTTGAGGCCGACACCGCCTTTCACGACATCTGGATCACAGCGTCCGGCAACCGTGAACTTCAGCAGACCTTGCGCGCGCTGAAACGCAAGCTCCGCCGCATCGAACTCGCGTACTTCAACGCCGCGTCCTGCGGGGAAGCGTCACTGCACGAACATGCCGCCATCCTCGGCGCCCTGCGCGCAGGAAAGACAGAGTCAGCTGCACGCGCCCTCCAGGCAAACTGGTTGGGCAGTCTGCGTCGTCTGGAGCACCACGTCACGTCCTGA